TTACCTCCTGTTCAAAAAAAGGGCCCCTTTGAAGAACAGAAAAAGCGGACAATTCTATTTACTCTTGACATAATAGATGGATTATTTCATGCAAACTTATTGATTGGTTTCTTCCCAAACTTATTCACCTTTTTATTGACAAAAGCCTTTAATTCCATGTTAGTCTATACATGCAAAATTTAAATGCCAGAAAGTCCCGCTTCATGCCTAAAATCGTCAACCGCTATATCCTGAGGGAAATTTCCATTCCCTTTTTCATGATCCTCTTTGTCCTGACCTTTGTCCTGCTCATGGGGAAAATCCTCCAGCTCATGGACCTGATGGTCAATAAAGGGGTCAGTCTCATTGACATAGCAAAAATCATCTTTTTTTTAATGCCCTCATTTTTGATCTTTGCTATTCCTATATCGCTGCTGATTTCGATACTGATTGGATTGGGCAGACTTTCCGGCGATAACGAGATCACCGTCTTGAAGGCATCTGGCATAAGCCTGTATCAGATCTTCTATCCTGTTGCCCTTGCATCGGCGATTGCCTTACTTATGACCGCCGTTACAAGTTTGTTTCTGGTTCCCCATAGCAACTATGCCACGAAAAACCTGCTGTTTAACATTGCCAGGCAAAAGGCCAGCATCGGCATCAGGGAAAAAGTCTTTAATGACGATTTCAAGGGCCTCCTCCTTTACGTGGACAGAATACCTGTCCATGGCAACTTTATGGAAGGGGTCGTTATCTCCGATGACCGTATCACCGGGGAACCATGTACCATCATTGCACGTAAAGCATCTCTCGTATCTGATCCCAGTGCGCTTGCCGTCACGCTCAGACTTGAAAACGGCAGTGCTTACATGGTCGAGACGAACCTGAAGAACTATCGAAAGATGGATTTTAGCTCCTATGATATCAATCTCGATATAGAATCACCTATCTCCGATGAAAAAAAGGCCGGGAAAAAGGGCATTGAAGATATGACGGTCCGTGAACTGGTTGAAAAGATGAAGAGTCCACGTTTAGAAGAGACAGCCCTCAGGGAACTCGCTATCGAACTGAACAAAAAATTCTCTATCCCCACCTCCTGTATCATCTTTGGCATTCTCGGAATTTCCCTCGGAATCAGGGCGCACAGATCGGTAAAATCAAGAGGATTTACCATCGGTCTTTTTACCGTTCTGATCTACTATCTCCTCCAGTTGGGCGGTGATGCCCTTGTAGAGACAAGAGGCCTTTCCCCCCTCATAGGGACATGGACACCAAATGTGATCTTCGGAATGGTTGGCATCTATCTATTCATTATGGCAGCGAAAGAAAAACCTCTAGGCTTTCATCTCAGAGGCGCATTTTTAAGAAGGCCAATCAAGAAGGGTAAAGGATAGGCCATGACCACCACCCTGGACAGGTATATATCCAAAGAATTCGGTAAGTTATTCCTGCTCATCTGCGCTTCTTTTATATCCCTTTATCTGATTGTTGATTTTTTTGGAAGAATCAGGATGTTCTTAAGTAACGATGCCTCCCCGGACCAGATAGCATCCTATTTCCTCTTTACCATTCCTATGATTACATCCCTCACCGTTCCCGCCGCTTGCCTGCTTGCCTCCCTCATGACATTTGGCTCCCTGTCGAGACACGGCGAAATCACAGCGATGAAAGCAAACGGAGTCAGCCTGTACAGAATCTCGCTTCCTCCGATCATCATTTCTGTAATCATTTCCATCCTTGCCTTTCTCATTGGCGAATTTATCACCCCTTACACCAACCGGAAGGCAGAACATATCAAATACGTGGAAGTGCAAAAGCAGGAAGCGCCGGGAGTTCTTAAGCAGAACGAAATATGGTACAGGGGAAAGAAAGGTATTTACAACTTCAAGATCTTTGATCAGAAGACAAATACATTAAGGGGAATCACTATCTACTACCTTAATCAAAAGTTTGAGTTGACGATGCAGATCGATGCTGAAAGAGCTGTATGGAAAGAGGGTAAATGGGTCTTTTACAATGTACTGATTGCGAGATTTCCCGGTGGTAGATTTCCCTCCCTTGAACGGCTGAAGGAAGGCATCATCGGCCTTCCTGAAAAACCATCCGATTTCAAGGTTGTTCAGGAAGATACGGAAAAGATGGGGTACCTTGAACTAAAAAGATACATCAGAAAGATCCGGTCTGAGGGGTACGATGCCACACGATATCTCGCAGACATGCATGGAAAGATTGCCTTTGCCTTCGTCAGTATCATTCTTACATTGATCGGGATTTCTTTTCCCTTAAAGTCAGAAAGGAGCGGTGGCGTTGCGCAGGGCATCGGAGCAGGTATCGCTATCGGATTCTCTTACTGGATCGTCCATGCCTTTGCCATAAGCATCGGTCGTTCCGGAACAATACCGCCCATTCTATCTGCCTGGCTTGCCAACATTATCTTCGGCTTTGCAGCCGTCATCTTGTTTGTTCGTGTCAAAACGTAAGCAGGAGAGAATTTGGCACGGCACGGGGACACGGCACGCACACGGCACGCACGGCACGGGGACACTTCCCATATTTATCCTGACAATCCAATCCTTTGCAGCGAGATCACACTCTCTCTGAGTCTGTCTGCTATCCCCTGGTAATCCAGTCCCCCCATATCATCAGGAGTTAAGGGCGCCTCAAATGTAATCCTCACCTTTTTGAGCCTCGGCAGCCACGCCCCTCTGGGTAATATATCAACAGAACCCTCTATATAAGTGGGAATCAGGGGTACTTTCAACTCCCCGGCCAGGATGCCAACCCCTTTCTTGAAGGGCATTATCCTGCCGTCCACCGACCTGCCCCCTTCGGGAAATACGATAAGCGCCATATCTTCTTTCAAGACATAGGCAGATACCTGAAGTGATTCCGAAAGACCTGAATTCGCATCTATGGTGATAATGTGCCCCCATCTGGCAAGCCTTGAGGTCATCGCTCCGCGGAAGTAACCCCGAAAACCAACGGCGTACAACTTTGTAAGCCTCTCCCTGAGTGCAGCGCCAACGATAAAACCATCGAGATAGCTTGCATGGTTCGGAGCAATTATGCAGGCCCCCTCAGCCGGAATATTTTCTCTCCCCCTCACTTCAAGTCTCAGGAAGACACGGGCAGCAAGATAGACAAACCATAAAACGAGGTGAAGAATGGCATTGCTTATAACCCCACTTTTCAATTTTATCCTGTCCATCATATCGTCCGGCGGGGATTGCCTGAGGATCTCGCTCCAGGATACAGGTTTTTTGAGAGACTCTATCTCTACCGCCCCACCTGTGTATTCTATCGCCCGGAGGATAACATCCTTGACGGTGGTAACCTCCGACGGAAAAGACGGAGGGATCGCTACACCCAGACCGTTCTCCAGGGCTACCATAAGCTCTACTCTTCCGAGGGAGTCTATCCCGAGGTCCATCTCAAGATGGGAACGCGGGGAGACCCTTCGCTCGGTTATAAACGACAGGGCCTGAAGGACCACCTTGCCGACATCTGACTCTATAAGCCTCTGTTCTTCATCGGAGAGGGGCAGTTCTTCCGTTGCCGCAGCCGAGGCCACCTCCCCTACTATGAACCTCTTTATCTTGCCGAGATGGGTTCTCGGAAGAGGTTCCTTTAATATGCCAAAATCAGTGGCCCGGCTGTAAGGCGGCAGTGTTGCGGATAGCTTTTCAATCTGCCATCTTATCGCC
This DNA window, taken from Syntrophales bacterium, encodes the following:
- the lptF gene encoding LPS export ABC transporter permease LptF, producing MPKIVNRYILREISIPFFMILFVLTFVLLMGKILQLMDLMVNKGVSLIDIAKIIFFLMPSFLIFAIPISLLISILIGLGRLSGDNEITVLKASGISLYQIFYPVALASAIALLMTAVTSLFLVPHSNYATKNLLFNIARQKASIGIREKVFNDDFKGLLLYVDRIPVHGNFMEGVVISDDRITGEPCTIIARKASLVSDPSALAVTLRLENGSAYMVETNLKNYRKMDFSSYDINLDIESPISDEKKAGKKGIEDMTVRELVEKMKSPRLEETALRELAIELNKKFSIPTSCIIFGILGISLGIRAHRSVKSRGFTIGLFTVLIYYLLQLGGDALVETRGLSPLIGTWTPNVIFGMVGIYLFIMAAKEKPLGFHLRGAFLRRPIKKGKG
- the lptG gene encoding LPS export ABC transporter permease LptG, with translation MTTTLDRYISKEFGKLFLLICASFISLYLIVDFFGRIRMFLSNDASPDQIASYFLFTIPMITSLTVPAACLLASLMTFGSLSRHGEITAMKANGVSLYRISLPPIIISVIISILAFLIGEFITPYTNRKAEHIKYVEVQKQEAPGVLKQNEIWYRGKKGIYNFKIFDQKTNTLRGITIYYLNQKFELTMQIDAERAVWKEGKWVFYNVLIARFPGGRFPSLERLKEGIIGLPEKPSDFKVVQEDTEKMGYLELKRYIRKIRSEGYDATRYLADMHGKIAFAFVSIILTLIGISFPLKSERSGGVAQGIGAGIAIGFSYWIVHAFAISIGRSGTIPPILSAWLANIIFGFAAVILFVRVKT